In a single window of the Pongo abelii isolate AG06213 chromosome 1, NHGRI_mPonAbe1-v2.0_pri, whole genome shotgun sequence genome:
- the IGSF8 gene encoding immunoglobulin superfamily member 8 encodes MGALRPTLLPPSLPLLLLLMLGMGCWAREVLVPEGPLYRVAGTAVSISCNVTGYEGPAQQNFEWFLYRPEAPDTALGIVSTKDTQFSYAVFKSRVVAGEVQVQRLQGDAVVLKIARLQAQDAGIYECHTPSTDTRYLGSYSGKVELRVLPDVLQVSAAPPGPRGRQAPTSPPRLTVHEGQELALGCLARTSTQKHTHLAVSFGRSVPEAPVGRSTLQEVVGIRSDLAVEAGAPYAERLAAGELRLGKEGTDRYRMVVGGAQAGDAGTYHCTAAEWIQDPDGSWAQIAEKRAVLAHVDVQTLSSQLAVTVGPGERRIGPGEPLELLCNVSGALPPAGRHAAYSVGWEMAPAGAPGPGRLVAQLDTEGVGSLGPGYEGRHIAMEKVASRTYRLRLEAARPGDAGTYRCLAKAYVRGSGTRLREAASARSRPLPVHVREEGVVLEAVAWLAGGTVYRGETASLLCNISVRGGPPGLRLAASWWVERPEDGELSSVPAQLVGGVGQDGVAELGVRPGGGPVSVELVGPRSHRLRLHSLGPEDEGVYHCAPSAWVQHADYSWYQAGSARSGPVTVYPYMHALDTLFVPLLVGTGVALVTGATVLGTITCCFMKRLRKR; translated from the exons ATGGGCGCCCTCAGGCCCACGCTGCTGCCGCCGtcgctgccgctgctgctgctgctaatgCTAG GAATGGGATGCTGGGCCCGGGAGGTGCTGGTCCCCGAGGGGCCCTTGTACCGCGTGGCTGGCACAGCTGTCTCCATCTCCTGCAATGTGACCGGCTATGAGGGCCCTGCCCAGCAGAACTTCGAGTGGTTCCTGTATAGGCCCGAGGCCCCAGATACTGCACTGGGCATTGTCAGTACCAAGGATACCCAGTTCTCCTATGCTGTCTTCAAGTCCCGAGTGGTGGCGGGTGAGGTGCAGGTGCAGCGCCTACAAGGTGATGCCGTGGTGCTCAAGATTGCCCGCCTGCAGGCCCAGGATGCTGGCATTTATGAGTGCCACACCCCCTCCACTGATACCCGCTACCTGGGCAGCTACAGCGGCAAGGTGGAGCTGAGAG TTCTTCCAGATGTCCTCCAGGTGTCTGCTGCCCCCCCAGGGCCCCGAGGCCGCCAGGCCCCAACCTCACCCCCACGCCTGACGGTGCATGAGGGGCAGGAGCTGGCACTGGGCTGCCTGGCGAGGACAAGCACACAGAAGCACACACACCTGGCAGTGTCCTTTGGGCGATCTGTGCCCGAGGCACCAGTTGGGCGGTCAACTCTGCAGGAAGTGGTGGGAATCCGGTCAGACTTGGCCGTGGAGGCTGGAGCTCCCTATGCTGAGCGACTGGCTGCAGGGGAGCTTCGTCTGGGCAAGGAAGGGACCGATCGGTACCGCATGGTAGTAGGGGGTGCCCAGGCAGGGGACGCAGGCACCTACCACTGCACTGCCGCTGAGTGGATTCAGGATCCTGATGGCAGCTGGGCCCAGATCGCAGAGAAAAGGGCCGTCCTGGCCCACGTGGATGTGCAGACGCTGT CCAGCCAGCTGGCAGTGACAGTGGGGCCTGGTGAACGTCGGATCGGCCCAGGGGAGCCCTTGGAACTGCTGTGCAATGTGTCAGGGGCACTTCCCCCAGCAGGCCGGCATGCTGCATACTCTGTAGGTTGGGAGATGGCACCTGCGGGGGCACCTGGGCCCGGCCGCCTGGTAGCCCAGCTGGACACAGAGGGTGTGGGCAGCCTGGGCCCTGGCTATGAGGGCCGACACATTGCCATGGAGAAGGTGGCATCCAGAACATACCGGCTACGGCTAGAGGCTGCCAGGCCTGGTGATGCGGGCACCTACCGCTGCCTCGCCAAAGCCTATGTTCGAGGGTCTGGGACCCGGCTTCGTGAAGCAGCCAGTGCCCGTTCCCGGCCTCTCCCTGTGCACGTGCGGGAGGAAG GTGTGGTGCTGGAGGCTGTGGCATGGCTAGCAGGAGGCACAGTGTACCGCGGGGAGACTGCCTCCCTGCTGTGCAACATCTCTGTGCGGGGTGGCCCCCCAGGACTGCGGCTGGCCGCCAGCTGGTGGGTGGAGCGACCAGAGGACGGAGAGCTCAGCTCTGTCCCTGCCCAGCTAGTGGGTGGTGTAGGCCAGGATggtgtggcagagctgggagtcCGGCCTGGAGGAGGCCCTGTCAGCGTAGAGCTGGTGGGGCCCCGAAGCCATCGGCTGAGACTACACAGCTTGGGGCCCGAGGATGAAGGCGTGTACCACTGTGCCCCCAGCGCCTGGGTGCAGCATGCTGACTACAGCTGGTACCAGGCGGGCAGTGCCCGCTCAGGGCCTGTTACAGTCTACCCCTACATGCATG CCCTGGACACCCTATTTGTGCCTCTGCTGGTGGGTACAGGGGTGGCCCTAGTCACTGGTGCCACTGTCCTTGGTACCATCACTTGCTGCTTCATGAAGAGGCTTCGAAAACGGTGA